A portion of the Hoylesella buccalis ATCC 35310 genome contains these proteins:
- a CDS encoding PadR family transcriptional regulator, producing MNVDNVKSQMRKGMLEYCILLLLEKQSAYTSDIIQRLKEAELLVVEGTLYPLLTRLKNDHLLSYKWKESTQGPPRKYYMLTEKGAVFLRELDKAWSEIAATVNYLKQPK from the coding sequence ATGAATGTAGACAATGTAAAATCGCAAATGCGCAAGGGAATGCTGGAATACTGCATTCTGTTGCTGCTGGAAAAGCAGTCGGCCTACACGTCGGACATCATTCAGCGGCTCAAGGAGGCCGAACTGCTGGTGGTGGAGGGAACGTTGTACCCGCTGCTTACGCGACTGAAAAACGACCATTTGCTGAGTTACAAATGGAAGGAAAGTACGCAGGGGCCTCCGCGAAAATACTATATGCTCACTGAGAAAGGAGCAGTCTTCCTCCGCGAATTGGACAAGGCGTGGAGTGAGATTGCCGCCACCGTCAACTATCTGAAACAACCTAAGTAA